One window from the genome of Hemiscyllium ocellatum isolate sHemOce1 chromosome 28, sHemOce1.pat.X.cur, whole genome shotgun sequence encodes:
- the LOC132829237 gene encoding cyclic AMP-responsive element-binding protein 3-like protein 3, translated as MALFNAIAEDVTFTSSLFIVQGPKCNFQIPTEGLPRDLDSVELLDLLFDQKDGILRHEGFNTDGNGNPEGWGMAQPSIHSGSSNEEFLSSILADAVPASPLWSSAGSDSGISEDHLSDQLDSPQHCVMSSSPQNMEAVHNEPPFQLRPEPCCWATGLRIPELGIQGAEISLGYDDWNSEPFQEEGRNIPSQPPADNFLSLTVKDLLLSSTNETHKPQLQPHQARELVLNEDEKKLLVKEGITLPSQLPLTKQEERILKKIRRKIRNKQSAQESRKKKKEYIDGLENRMAACTAQNHELQRKVIRLEKQNMTLLQQLRKLQTLVMHSTGRTAQTSTCIMVLMLSFALVIFPSFSSFSSSKGGKEDDFTPVRVFSRSLHDLESSRVFQVLSSPHSHAAGEKYSEWNDQLHVESRGTANQQDQTVNGKELTQDTESHAPNGSNSSLRIGDIAKGVTILEDLNPEDHIEDPVRRHSPWTELTPDHRDEM; from the exons ATGGCACTTTTCAATGCAATTGCAGAAGATGTGACATTCACCTCCTCCCTTTTcattgtccaaggccccaaatgcAACTTCCAG ATACCAACAGAGGGCCTGCCTCGTGACTTGGACAGCGTGGAGCTCCTGGATCTACTGTTTGACCAAAAGGATGGGATTCTTCGCCACGAGGGCTTCAATACAGATGGCAACGGGAACCCAGAGGGCTGGGGAATGGCACAGCCAAGT ATCCACAGCGGCAGCAGCAACGAGGAGTTTCTGTCTTCAATCCTGGCCGATGCGGTTCCTGCCTCCCCGCTCTGGTCCTCAGCCGGCAGTGACAGCGGGATATCGGAAGACCACCTCTCAGACCAGCTGGACAGTCCCCAGCACTGCGTCATGTCCAGCAGCCCCCAGAATATGGAAGCTGTGCACAATGAGCCACCATTTCAGCTCAGGCCAGAACCCTGCTGCTGGGCGACTGGCCTGAGAATCCCAGAGCTGGGCATCCAAGGGGCAGAGATTTCCCTTGGCTATG ATGACTGGAACTCGGAACCGTTTCAGGAAGAGGGACGGAACATTCCTTCACAACCTCCTGCAGACAACTTCCTCTCCCTGACGGTCAAAGACCTGCTGCTTTCGAGCACAAACGAAACG CACAAGCCACAGTTGCAGCCACATCAAGCACGGGAGCTGGTGCTCAACGAAGATGAGAAGAAGTTATTGGTGAAAGAAGGGATCACCCTTCCGTCACAGCTGCCACTCACAAAA CAAGAAGAGCGGATTTTAAAGAAGATTAGGAGAAAGATCCGGAATAAACAGTCGGCACAAGAGAGCCGGAAGAAGAAAAAGGAATACATAGATGGCTTGGAAAACAG GATGGCAGCATGTACAGCCCAGAATCACGAACTGCAGAGGAAGGTCATCCGGCTGGAAAAGCAGAACAT GACATTACTACAGCAGTTGAGAAAACTCCAAACCCTGGTCATGCATTCAACAGGCAGGACAGCACAGACGAGCACCTGTATCATG gtgCTGATGCTGTCATTTGCTTTGGTTATTTTCCCCAGCTTCAGTTCATTCAGCTCCAGTAAGGGTGGAAAGGAAGACGACTTCACTCCGGTACGAG TATTTTCCAGGTCTTTGCATGATCTGGAGTCGTCTCGGGTGTTTCAGGTGTTGAGCAGTCCCCATAGCCACGCAGCAGGAGAGAAGTATTCAGAATGGAATGATCAGCTTCATGTAGAGAGCAGAGGTACAGCAAACCAACAAGACCAGACTGTGAACGGCAAAGAACTCACTCAAGATACTGAAAGCCACGCGCCTAATGGGTCCAATTCTTCGCTGAGGATTGGTGACATTGCCAAAGGGGTCACCATCCTTGAAGATCTCAATCCTGAGGACCACATTGAAGACCCTGTTCGAAGACACTCACCATGGACTGAACTGACCCCTGACCATAGAGATGAAATGTAG